In Saccharicrinis fermentans DSM 9555 = JCM 21142, a genomic segment contains:
- a CDS encoding CHC2 zinc finger domain-containing protein: MKQSFTISKLLGFKKIESLVFEAFLSKTEKTVLFLQPLYRSKKYRYREFSIKKGIQPTVIKGCQYSFKSPFRDESKPSFSVNANKNLWYDFGVGEGGDIISLVRKMHNVDFREALRILGGNQYVAFEPKLAIPQKKLKRFEIKKALDEIESIYLISYLLLL; this comes from the coding sequence TTGAAACAGTCATTTACAATCAGTAAACTCCTTGGTTTCAAAAAAATCGAAAGCCTTGTCTTTGAAGCTTTCTTATCAAAGACTGAAAAAACAGTCCTTTTCTTGCAGCCACTATATAGAAGCAAGAAATATAGATATCGTGAATTTTCTATCAAAAAAGGAATACAGCCAACGGTAATAAAAGGGTGCCAATACTCTTTTAAATCTCCGTTTAGAGATGAATCAAAGCCTTCATTTTCTGTAAATGCAAACAAAAATCTATGGTATGACTTTGGTGTTGGTGAAGGAGGTGATATAATATCCCTTGTTCGAAAGATGCATAATGTTGACTTCCGTGAGGCTTTGCGAATTTTAGGAGGTAATCAATATGTTGCTTTTGAACCAAAACTGGCTATACCTCAAAAAAAGCTGAAGAGATTTGAAATAAAGAAAGCCCTTGATGAAATTGAAAGCATCTATTTGATTTCATATTTACTTCTACTTTAA
- the tnpC gene encoding IS66 family transposase, with the protein MKKLIDQLAWFRHKFFGNSSEKHIAEDPDQRKIDWDGLEVVPEEKAIIEKAEKELIEYECRKPVKNKQRPVRQPLPDHLRREVEVIEPEGKQDNWVRIGEEVTEILEHKPGEVYVRRIERPKYAVKQESVSPDIATDQNTEEASAIRIGSMPLLPLPRSNAGPSLLSELMMNKYYFHQPFNRQMAMFKMVGIKLPASTINGWFQGSCDLLRALYARLKEIVLKSDYIQVDESTIPVISNEKHKAQKAYLWMVRSVMNNLVFFHYDKGSRAQKVILPLLKDFQGAIQTDGYQAYSIYEQKKGVLLLGCWAHARRKFSESLKEDKTGAEYALFCGNHDAAENAAIMYSLLGCCKASDVNLREWLTDVFSKIALYNSNYDLDLADLLAHNWKKSNSCQNIPKNTH; encoded by the coding sequence ATTAAAAAGCTGATCGACCAGCTTGCTTGGTTTCGCCATAAGTTTTTTGGCAATTCTAGTGAAAAGCATATTGCCGAAGATCCCGATCAACGAAAGATCGATTGGGACGGACTAGAGGTAGTCCCAGAAGAGAAAGCTATCATTGAAAAAGCTGAAAAAGAGCTTATCGAATATGAGTGCCGCAAGCCTGTAAAAAACAAGCAGAGGCCAGTTCGTCAACCACTTCCTGACCACCTAAGACGAGAGGTAGAAGTTATTGAACCGGAAGGTAAACAAGATAACTGGGTGCGTATTGGCGAAGAAGTAACAGAAATACTCGAACACAAGCCCGGAGAGGTATATGTACGTCGTATAGAACGTCCTAAATATGCAGTAAAGCAAGAATCAGTATCACCGGATATTGCTACAGATCAAAACACCGAAGAAGCATCAGCTATCCGTATTGGTTCAATGCCATTATTGCCTTTGCCACGCAGCAATGCAGGGCCTTCTTTATTGAGCGAGCTGATGATGAATAAATATTATTTCCACCAGCCTTTTAATCGTCAAATGGCCATGTTCAAAATGGTAGGTATAAAATTACCCGCATCCACCATTAATGGTTGGTTTCAAGGAAGCTGTGATTTACTAAGAGCTCTTTATGCACGTTTAAAAGAAATTGTTCTAAAATCTGATTATATTCAGGTTGACGAAAGTACCATTCCGGTTATTAGCAACGAAAAGCACAAAGCACAAAAGGCTTATCTGTGGATGGTTCGATCAGTAATGAATAACTTGGTTTTCTTTCACTACGACAAAGGCTCCCGAGCACAAAAAGTGATACTTCCTTTATTAAAGGATTTTCAGGGAGCTATTCAAACCGATGGATATCAGGCATATTCAATCTATGAGCAAAAGAAAGGCGTTTTGCTTCTGGGTTGTTGGGCTCATGCGCGCAGGAAATTCTCCGAAAGTCTAAAAGAAGACAAAACGGGGGCTGAATACGCATTGTTTTGTGGCAACCATGATGCCGCAGAAAATGCAGCAATTATGTACTCACTACTGGGATGCTGCAAAGCCAGTGATGTAAATCTTCGCGAATGGCTTACGGATGTATTTTCTAAGATTGCGTTATACAACAGCAATTATGATTTAGACTTGGCTGATCTTTTGGCGCACAATTGGAAAAAGTCTAATAGTTGTCAGAATATTCCAAAAAACACCCACTAA
- the tnpB gene encoding IS66 family insertion sequence element accessory protein TnpB (TnpB, as the term is used for proteins encoded by IS66 family insertion elements, is considered an accessory protein, since TnpC, encoded by a neighboring gene, is a DDE family transposase.), with the protein MFHLHDKLKYFLYPTPVDMRKSFYTLSGIVSSLMKRNVQDGEVFIFVNRRLTTMKILHLEHGGLVIYHKKLDSGVFKLPAFDESLTSHIISWHDLMLIVKNVKPKKRLLKR; encoded by the coding sequence ATGTTTCATTTACACGATAAACTTAAATACTTTCTATATCCGACACCAGTGGATATGCGTAAAAGCTTTTACACACTCAGCGGCATTGTAAGCTCCTTGATGAAGCGTAATGTTCAGGACGGTGAAGTTTTTATATTTGTCAACCGTAGGCTGACCACCATGAAAATACTTCATCTAGAACACGGCGGGTTGGTAATATACCATAAGAAGCTCGATAGTGGTGTTTTCAAACTTCCTGCATTTGATGAAAGCCTCACATCTCACATTATAAGTTGGCACGATTTAATGTTGATTGTAAAGAATGTGAAGCCTAAAAAAAGGCTCTTAAAGAGGTGA
- the tnpA gene encoding IS66 family insertion sequence element accessory protein TnpA: MTLTTFKRLYKDYQESGLNIKDFCTNQDLAPSTFYYWRNKLEEALAHEPDSFVPLEFDSNPLTTNNQSSPSIIKSKPILNNDAPIEFVFPNGTKMLLRDNINTQVLKTIVHLFD, encoded by the coding sequence ATGACATTAACTACATTTAAGCGTTTGTATAAGGATTACCAGGAATCAGGTTTGAACATAAAAGATTTTTGTACCAACCAAGATTTGGCTCCTTCCACTTTTTATTATTGGCGAAACAAATTGGAAGAGGCATTAGCACATGAGCCAGATAGCTTTGTTCCACTAGAATTTGACAGTAATCCGTTAACGACGAATAACCAATCGAGTCCATCTATCATCAAGAGTAAGCCTATTTTAAACAATGATGCTCCCATTGAATTTGTATTTCCCAATGGCACCAAGATGCTACTAAGGGATAATATAAACACGCAAGTATTAAAAACAATTGTTCACTTATTTGATTAA
- a CDS encoding DUF4248 domain-containing protein, producing MKDRRLTIKLYPQSSNINAAMQLLRKEIKLSVELNNRLDLLTRNKRAHYYTHKQLEVILEYFCISQKEFELL from the coding sequence GTGAAAGACCGAAGACTTACGATTAAACTATACCCACAAAGTTCAAATATAAATGCTGCGATGCAGTTACTCAGAAAAGAAATAAAACTATCAGTAGAATTAAATAACAGACTCGATTTGTTGACCAGAAATAAACGAGCACATTATTACACGCACAAACAATTGGAAGTTATCCTGGAATATTTTTGTATAAGTCAGAAAGAATTTGAATTGTTATAG
- a CDS encoding toprim domain-containing protein, whose translation MCEVEFVAKSGKLISALGFKNDKGGYEMRNKFTKLSISPKTISTIPGESDSLNVFEGFMDYLSALTYYKVKQLDGTTIILNGVGQKKQLIEAVPNYDQVILFGDNDTTGVEFAEEVNNKHSNVLNMADEVYPKFKDFNVFLCKVIKDNDLPISHASN comes from the coding sequence TTGTGTGAAGTTGAATTTGTTGCTAAATCAGGCAAGCTGATTTCAGCATTGGGTTTTAAAAACGATAAAGGTGGATATGAAATGAGAAATAAGTTCACCAAACTATCGATAAGTCCAAAGACTATATCCACAATACCAGGAGAGAGTGATTCGTTAAATGTTTTTGAGGGTTTTATGGATTATCTCTCTGCATTAACCTACTATAAAGTTAAGCAGTTGGATGGGACAACCATTATTCTTAATGGCGTAGGGCAAAAGAAGCAATTGATTGAGGCGGTCCCAAATTATGATCAAGTCATCTTATTTGGGGACAATGATACCACTGGAGTAGAATTTGCAGAAGAAGTAAATAATAAACATTCTAATGTACTCAACATGGCGGATGAGGTATATCCCAAGTTTAAGGATTTTAATGTTTTTCTATGCAAAGTTATAAAAGACAATGATTTGCCAATAAGCCATGCATCAAATTGA